A region from the Candidatus Aminicenantes bacterium genome encodes:
- the ricT gene encoding regulatory iron-sulfur-containing complex subunit RicT produces the protein MDNVILVKIESRNDLLHFRSQDVDVKLDDSVIIQSLTGEELGKVVRHFGETFSAHRGIPCIPAILRKATGKDIDVFAKKKREEGRAYEYCQNRIKEREIPIKLVRVTFFTTEKKAIFYFTSEGRIDFRDLVKDLAKKFRMRIEMRQIGIRDEAKMIGGVGICGRQLCCKTFLNNLEPITLQMAKKQNLNMNPIKISGMCGRLMCCLSYEETGGGRVVIEDPGERVGYDEEEDLAEDKK, from the coding sequence ATGGATAACGTGATCCTGGTCAAGATCGAGAGCCGCAATGACCTGCTGCATTTCCGCAGCCAGGACGTCGACGTCAAGCTGGACGACTCGGTGATCATCCAGTCGCTCACCGGCGAGGAGCTGGGCAAGGTGGTTCGCCATTTCGGCGAGACCTTCAGCGCCCACCGCGGCATCCCCTGCATCCCGGCCATCCTGCGCAAGGCCACCGGCAAGGACATCGACGTGTTCGCCAAAAAGAAGCGCGAGGAGGGGCGGGCCTACGAATATTGCCAGAACCGGATCAAGGAAAGGGAGATCCCGATCAAGTTGGTTCGGGTGACTTTTTTCACCACGGAGAAGAAGGCCATCTTCTATTTCACCTCGGAGGGCCGGATCGATTTCCGCGACCTGGTCAAGGACCTGGCGAAAAAGTTCCGCATGCGCATCGAGATGCGCCAGATCGGCATCCGCGACGAGGCCAAGATGATCGGCGGCGTCGGCATCTGCGGCCGGCAGCTTTGCTGCAAGACGTTCCTGAACAACCTGGAGCCGATCACCCTGCAGATGGCCAAGAAGCAGAACCTGAACATGAACCCGATCAAAATCTCGGGCATGTGCGGCCGCTTGATGTGCTGCCTCTCCTACGAGGAGACGGGCGGCGGCCGCGTGGTCATCGAGGATCCGGGCGAGCGCGTGGGCTACGACGAGGAAGAAGACCTGGCCGAAGACAAGAAATGA